In Thermococcus chitonophagus, the genomic stretch GTAACAGTTCTAACCCCAGAACTCATAACTACGGGCAAGTGGAGGGAGGTCGAGTTCAAGCCCTTTAACATAAAAGCCCCAGTTAAAAAGATCTACCCTGGGAAGAAGCAACCCTACAGGGTTTTTCTTGATAAGATTAGGAGAAGGTTAATCGAGATGGGCTTCATCGAGATGACGGTTGATAGTTTAATCGAGACGCAGTTCTGGAACTTCGATGCCCTCTTCCAGCCTCAGAATCACCCCGCGAGGGAGTGGACGGATACATATCAGCTTAAGCACCCCGAAAAGGGACAGCTTCCAGAAAAGGAGCTCGTTGAAAAAGTCAAGACTGCTCACGAGAAGGGATTAGCGGGATCGAGAGGGTGGGGCTACGTTTGGAGCCCAGAAAGGGCAATGTTGCTAATGCCGAGGGCCCATGCCACAGCCTTAAGCGCGAGGCAACTTGCCAAGGGCGTCCAAATTCCTGGGAAGTACTTCACGATACAGAGGGTCTTTAGGCCGGACGTTCTCGACAGGACGCACTTAATAGAGTTCAACCAGATTGATGGTTTCGTAGTTGGTGAAGACCTAACCTTCAGGCACCTCCTCGGAATACTCAAGAGATTTGCAATAGAGATAGCTGGAGCCAAGAAAGTCAAGTTCTTCCCAGACTATTACCCATTCACTGAACCAAGCGTTCAGCTAAGCGCCTACCATCCAGAGCTCGGCTGGGTAGAGTTTGGAGGGGCGGGAGTGTTCAGGGAGGAGATGACAGAGGCTTTGGGAATAAAGGAGCCCGTAATAGCTTGGGGAATTGGAATCGATAGATTGGCGATGTTTAAGCTTGGAATCGACGATATAAGATACCTGTTTAGTTATGACTTGAGATGGCTCAGGGAAGCTAAGCTGATCTGGTGAGGTGATAGTATGCCAAAGTTTGACGTTTCAAAATCAGACTTGGAAAGACTCATAGGGAAGGAGTTCAACGTTGAGGAATGGGAGGACTTAGTTCTATACGCAAAGTGTGAGCTTGATGATGTATGGGAGGAGAACGGCAAGATTTACTTCAAGCTTGACTCAAAGGACACAAACAGGCCCGACCTGTGGAGTGCGGAAGGCGTTGCAAGGCAGATAAGATTCGCCCTGGGGATGCAGAAGGGACTTCCCAACTATGAAGTTGAGAAAAGCGACGTTGTAGTTTACGTGGATGAAAAGCTCAAAGATGTAAGACCATACGGTGTTTACGCTATAGTTGAAGGCCTAGAGTTTGATGAGGATTCATTGAGTCAGCTAATCCAGCTCCAGGAAAAAGTGGCCTTAACCCTTGGAAGGAGGAGAAGGGAAGTAGCTATAGGAGTTTTTGACTTTGACAAAGTAAAGCCTCCAATTTATTACAGAGCCGCAGAGAAAAGCGAGAAGTTCGTTCCTTTAGGATTCACTGAAGAGCTGACCCTTGAAGAGATCTTGGAGAAGCACGAGAAGGGTAGGGAGTACGGACACTTAATCAGGGATAAGCCGTACTACCCATTGCTTGTAGATTCCGAGGGCAACGTTCTCTCAATGCCCCCCATAATAAACTCGGAGTACACCGGAAGGGTAACTGAAGAGACCAAGAACGTTTTCATAGACGTTACTGGATGGGACCTGAAGAAGATAATGCTAGCTCTAAACGTCATGGTCACGGCACTAGCGGAGAGGGGAGGAAAGATCAAGAGCGTCAAAGTAGTATATAAGGACTTCGAGATAGAAACTCCAGACTTAACCCCAAGAGAGTTCGAGGTTAATCTCGACTATATAAGGAAGCTCTCAGGTCTTAGCCTGAAAGACGAGGAGATAAAGGAGCTCCTTGAGAGGATGATGTATTCTGTAGAGATAGAGAGCGGAAAGGCCAAGCTCAAGTATCCAGCATTTAGAGATGACATAATGCACGCTAGGGACGTTCTTGAGGACGTCCTTATAGCCTATGGGTACAACAATATAGAGCCAGAAGAACCAAGGTTGGCAGTGCAAGGAAGGGGAGATCCCTTCAAGGACTTTGAAGATGCAATAAGAGATCTAATGGTCGGTTTCGGTCTGCAAGAAGTCATGACGTTCAACTTGACCAACAAGGAAGTGCAATTTGCAAAGATGAACATTCCAGAGGAAGATATAGTTGAGATAGCGAACCCAATAAGTCAGAAATGGAGTGCGTTGAGGAAGTGGTTGTTGCCTAGCTTAATGGAGTTTCTGAGCAATAACACCCATGAAGAATATCCACAGAAGATATTTGAAGTAGGCCTTGCAACGCTAATCGACAAATCTAGGGAAACTAAAACCATCAGCGAGCCAAAGCTAGCTGTAGCCCTCGCGGGGACAGGCTATACCTTTACGAATGCAAAAGAAATACTTGATTCACTTATGAGGCACTTGGGGATTGAATACGAGATAGAGGAAACAGAGCACGGAAGCTTTATCCCAGGAAGAGTCGGCAAAATCTTGATCAACGGAAAGGAAATAGGAATTATAGGAGAGATTCATCCACAAGTTCTTGAGAACTGGAATATTGAAGTGCCTGTAGTTGCCTTCGAGCTGTTTCTGAGACCCCTGTATCGCTCTTGACGTATTTTTCCATTATTGTGCTCATTATTTCAAAGTTCTCTAGGTTTATTATCAACTCTATGTCCATGGCTACCTCCCATATATGTTGCAGAAGTAATACCCTATAAACATTTGGCAAACAATGTTGAAAAAAGGTCAAAAAACATTACGTATGTAAAGGGATTATTTTAGCATGAAAACAACTTTTCCAGTTTTGCCAGCCCTCATTAACTCGAAGGCTTCTTCAAACTTATCGAACCCCTTGTACTTGTGAGTGATAATCGGGTCTAGGTTGAGCTTTCCGCTCTGAAGGAGCCTTGAAACGGTGTACCAAGTCTCCCATAAGTGCCTGCCAGTTATTCCATAAACGGTGAGGGCCTTGAATATTATCAGGTTGTTGAAGTCTATGCTGACTTTACCAGGGAACAGGCCCAAGAGAGAGACCCTGCCGGCAGGGGTCACCGCTTGAAGACCCTGCTCCAAAGCTTTGGGGGCACCACTAAATTCAAGGAACACGTCGACACCATTTCCATCCGTTATGTCCATAACCTCCTTGACAACATCTTCCTCAAATGGGTTAATGACGTAATCTGCTCCCACTTTCTTAGCCAAGTTCCTCCTGAACTCACTTGGCTCAGAAACTATAATCGGGTAAGCTCCAGAGGCCTTGGCGACGGCAATTCCCAGCAACCCAAGGGGACCCGCTCCAGTTATGAGAACGCTCTTTCCAGCTATTGGGCCCGCTAAGACAGTGTCGACAGCGTTTCCTAGTGGTTCCTGAAGGGTTGCGTATTCGGGAGGTATGCTCTTTGGATTCTTCCAGACGTTTTGGGCAGGGATTATTGCATATTCTGCAAAGACTCCATCCGTGTCAACACCAAATATCTTCGTGTTCTGGCAAACGTGATACTGACCCCTCTTGCAGGCATAGCACTTTCCACAAACTATGTGGGTTTCTGCTGATACATAGTCACCGACTTCAATGCCCTCCACACCGGGGCCTACCTCCACTACCTCTCCAGCGACCTCATGACCCATTATCTGAGGGGGCTTTATTCTGGACTGGGCCCATTCATTCCACTCATAGATGTGCAGGTCGGTACCACAAATACTCGTTGCTAAAACCTTAATGAGAACTTCCCCTGGGCCAGGCTTTGGAACATCAACCTCTACGAGCTCAGCACCGTACTCTGGTTTTGTCTTCATGATAGCGACCATCTTCTCAGACATGAGATTCCCTCCTAATCTAGTTGACATATCATCATATTAAATGAACATTTAAACGGTTTATGGAGATAAAACTAAAATCCAATTCTAACTTGCAACCCAGCCCAGTATACTGCCCCGGCCATTAGGCCTATCAGAGTTCCGTACTTTGCTCCGGAGGAGAATTTCCCTTCTCGTATCACTCCAATTCCTAGGCCAGTTATAAATCCTTGGATAATCGAGAATAGCCACAATATTGTTTTTAGCTCAGCAACTGGAATTTGAACATTCATTCCTCCTGTTGTAGTTATCATCGTTGCAATGTTAGATATTACGGCTACAATAAATGGGCCAACGAATCCACCAGAGGTTATAAAGAACATCATCTGCATTCCTGTAGAAGCTTTCCTTTCCTTTTTTATTCTTAGTATCTCTCTCACATCGTTTCCCACTGCAACGAGAACATCTGCCATTGGGGCACCTCTCTCTAAGGCCTCTATTATTATCATCATTGCTCTGTAGATAACTGGGGATTTCTTATTCCTTAGGGCAAAAGCTCTAAGTGCATCTACTGTAGGTCTACCCCTCTTTATTTCCGCGACCGTTCTTTTGAACTCATCTGTGAGTGCACCAAACTTTGCCGTTGTTAGCTCTCCCAGAGCTTCAGAAAATGAAACACCAGCTCTTAAGGATCCTGCTAGATAAAACAGGGCATCAGGAAGAGCTTTCTCCATGTCCTCTATCCTTCTAGAGATCCTCAAATTTGGGTATATGTATGCAAAGCCTATAAATCCCCCAAAGAAACCCAGGAAGAAGTGAAGGCCTGAGCCTGAAATAATCAAAAGAACTGCCCCAATTACAAGACCCAACATCAATGAAATCCCCAAGTACTCAGAGGCTTTGAAATCTATGCCGGCTGAGTAAAGCAGTAGATCATATCTCTTTAGAGTCTTTTTAGGGATCACCCTCTCTATAAACCTTACAAGCAAGCTGGTTAGTGGACTTTCTTTCTTAGCCATAAGCTCACCTCGGCTCTGCTCTCTTGATCATAATCACAATTATT encodes the following:
- the pheT gene encoding phenylalanine--tRNA ligase subunit beta; protein product: MPKFDVSKSDLERLIGKEFNVEEWEDLVLYAKCELDDVWEENGKIYFKLDSKDTNRPDLWSAEGVARQIRFALGMQKGLPNYEVEKSDVVVYVDEKLKDVRPYGVYAIVEGLEFDEDSLSQLIQLQEKVALTLGRRRREVAIGVFDFDKVKPPIYYRAAEKSEKFVPLGFTEELTLEEILEKHEKGREYGHLIRDKPYYPLLVDSEGNVLSMPPIINSEYTGRVTEETKNVFIDVTGWDLKKIMLALNVMVTALAERGGKIKSVKVVYKDFEIETPDLTPREFEVNLDYIRKLSGLSLKDEEIKELLERMMYSVEIESGKAKLKYPAFRDDIMHARDVLEDVLIAYGYNNIEPEEPRLAVQGRGDPFKDFEDAIRDLMVGFGLQEVMTFNLTNKEVQFAKMNIPEEDIVEIANPISQKWSALRKWLLPSLMEFLSNNTHEEYPQKIFEVGLATLIDKSRETKTISEPKLAVALAGTGYTFTNAKEILDSLMRHLGIEYEIEETEHGSFIPGRVGKILINGKEIGIIGEIHPQVLENWNIEVPVVAFELFLRPLYRS
- a CDS encoding type II secretion system F family protein is translated as MAKKESPLTSLLVRFIERVIPKKTLKRYDLLLYSAGIDFKASEYLGISLMLGLVIGAVLLIISGSGLHFFLGFFGGFIGFAYIYPNLRISRRIEDMEKALPDALFYLAGSLRAGVSFSEALGELTTAKFGALTDEFKRTVAEIKRGRPTVDALRAFALRNKKSPVIYRAMMIIIEALERGAPMADVLVAVGNDVREILRIKKERKASTGMQMMFFITSGGFVGPFIVAVISNIATMITTTGGMNVQIPVAELKTILWLFSIIQGFITGLGIGVIREGKFSSGAKYGTLIGLMAGAVYWAGLQVRIGF
- the tdh gene encoding L-threonine 3-dehydrogenase, which encodes MSEKMVAIMKTKPEYGAELVEVDVPKPGPGEVLIKVLATSICGTDLHIYEWNEWAQSRIKPPQIMGHEVAGEVVEVGPGVEGIEVGDYVSAETHIVCGKCYACKRGQYHVCQNTKIFGVDTDGVFAEYAIIPAQNVWKNPKSIPPEYATLQEPLGNAVDTVLAGPIAGKSVLITGAGPLGLLGIAVAKASGAYPIIVSEPSEFRRNLAKKVGADYVINPFEEDVVKEVMDITDGNGVDVFLEFSGAPKALEQGLQAVTPAGRVSLLGLFPGKVSIDFNNLIIFKALTVYGITGRHLWETWYTVSRLLQSGKLNLDPIITHKYKGFDKFEEAFELMRAGKTGKVVFMLK
- the pheS gene encoding phenylalanine--tRNA ligase subunit alpha produces the protein MTLGYNEKLVLLKLGELKRTDVEKLVKATGLEQVAVMRAILTLQSQGLVKLKERREKVVKLTDIGKKYAEIGLPEVRALKLLKERKKIRLDDLREVLTEDEIKPIIGVLRREGWVKVEKTSEGLVLEITEKGEKAGKRAIDEILERLAEKGHLSLEEVEKVIPVKELKRRKIAQEDEIVERTVEITEKGLELVKGGIELKKEVTVLTPELITTGKWREVEFKPFNIKAPVKKIYPGKKQPYRVFLDKIRRRLIEMGFIEMTVDSLIETQFWNFDALFQPQNHPAREWTDTYQLKHPEKGQLPEKELVEKVKTAHEKGLAGSRGWGYVWSPERAMLLMPRAHATALSARQLAKGVQIPGKYFTIQRVFRPDVLDRTHLIEFNQIDGFVVGEDLTFRHLLGILKRFAIEIAGAKKVKFFPDYYPFTEPSVQLSAYHPELGWVEFGGAGVFREEMTEALGIKEPVIAWGIGIDRLAMFKLGIDDIRYLFSYDLRWLREAKLIW